In Woeseia oceani, one DNA window encodes the following:
- a CDS encoding sodium:solute symporter family transporter, with protein MSLISTSDSRNAEPVIVRRMLGVFATATLVFGFPLLALADDGAPESLTTIGFTEVSELVSTGSEAGAGIVGAYVGVQNGALIVAGGVSGTSTSGSQSSGTRQDFHDRVWVATRADGSDENGDGKIAGDERLLKWHDTGLKLPGKRAYGAYAGHDLGLIAVGGSDGAAARKEAFLIRWDSPSSAARLLQLPDMPKAAMNGGATVLGNSLYVVAGGNADATSHDFFRFDLSRIQTDAFGEPVADGHLASISEQRDEQGRVVSPWEQLPSLPLPGSQTSGDVSMTVAAQNNGIGDRLFVVMPSSTAAGAGGGQAGSSQQGTVWSFDPGASAWTRKADMPLDGSGAGVNGFVGGALGQSHIIVLADAIPGESRVARSYNAVTNTWADYAEVSTGPDSQEAAGTDSLAPRSAATFVNWDGDLMLLGNGVRAGVPFEGIWQVDVKSPLSHFGWPNMTVLVIYLLSMVLIGVYFARKNSDTDDYFRGGQNIPWWAAGCSIYATMLSSLTYLALPALVYQTDWLLYIGILTVLLVAPIIVHLIMPFFRNIDATSAYEYLSKRFNMPVRLFASALFICFQVGRMGIVMALTALALAAVTPLDAWQSVLLMGVLSMLYSAMGGIEAVVWTDTIQVFVLTLGAVLCFVFIISGIDGGLSGFFSAGIADNKFRLLDLDFSASSITSLSIWVIVLGGIGQNMSSYSADQAVVQRYMTTKSTKAAAESIWTNAIVTVPGVLMFFFIGTGLYAYYQSNPAKLDPNLQIDQIFPAFVGAELPIGIAGLIVAGIFAAAQSTVSSGMNSTATALVTDFLRPFNVCQDDNSYLRAARILTVVMGVLGTAVGLLFISPEIRSLMAEYFKVIGMFMGALAGLFILGITTRRATGAGALVGIACGAGINIVVWLMEWANGYLFATIGIACSIGIGYLASLMLPADNQDIDGLTIYTVQRNP; from the coding sequence ATGAGTTTGATCTCGACATCTGATAGTCGCAACGCCGAGCCGGTAATCGTCCGACGAATGCTTGGGGTGTTTGCGACGGCAACTCTGGTTTTCGGATTCCCGCTGCTGGCTTTGGCTGACGATGGCGCCCCCGAATCATTAACGACTATCGGGTTTACCGAGGTCAGTGAACTGGTTTCGACCGGATCAGAAGCAGGTGCGGGAATCGTGGGCGCCTATGTCGGCGTACAGAACGGCGCACTTATTGTCGCCGGTGGAGTGAGCGGAACCAGCACCTCAGGGTCGCAGAGTTCCGGCACGCGGCAGGATTTTCACGACAGGGTCTGGGTCGCTACCCGTGCTGACGGTTCTGACGAGAACGGCGACGGCAAGATTGCGGGCGACGAGCGTCTGCTCAAATGGCACGACACGGGATTGAAGCTGCCGGGCAAGAGGGCCTATGGCGCCTACGCCGGCCATGACTTGGGTCTGATCGCGGTGGGCGGCAGCGACGGCGCTGCCGCACGGAAAGAAGCTTTTCTGATTCGCTGGGATAGCCCGTCGTCAGCCGCGCGCTTGCTCCAACTGCCGGATATGCCCAAAGCAGCCATGAACGGCGGCGCGACCGTACTCGGCAATAGTTTGTATGTTGTGGCCGGCGGCAATGCTGACGCTACGAGCCACGACTTTTTCAGATTCGATCTCAGCCGCATTCAAACGGATGCGTTCGGTGAGCCGGTTGCCGACGGCCATCTTGCGAGCATAAGCGAGCAGCGGGACGAACAGGGACGAGTTGTCAGTCCCTGGGAGCAACTGCCGTCCTTGCCATTACCTGGCAGTCAAACGTCTGGCGACGTGTCGATGACGGTCGCCGCCCAGAATAACGGCATTGGTGACCGGTTGTTCGTAGTCATGCCAAGCTCAACTGCTGCAGGTGCAGGAGGCGGGCAGGCCGGATCAAGTCAGCAGGGTACAGTCTGGTCTTTTGACCCGGGCGCCAGCGCGTGGACCCGGAAGGCCGACATGCCACTGGATGGCAGCGGCGCCGGCGTCAACGGCTTTGTCGGTGGTGCACTTGGGCAGTCCCATATCATCGTCCTTGCTGATGCAATACCCGGAGAAAGCCGCGTGGCCCGTTCCTATAACGCAGTGACCAATACCTGGGCCGATTACGCCGAGGTGTCAACCGGACCGGATTCACAAGAGGCTGCGGGCACTGATTCGCTGGCTCCGCGGTCAGCAGCAACGTTCGTCAATTGGGACGGCGATTTGATGTTACTGGGTAACGGAGTCCGGGCCGGTGTTCCTTTTGAAGGAATCTGGCAGGTAGACGTCAAGAGCCCGCTCTCACATTTCGGCTGGCCGAATATGACTGTGCTGGTCATCTACTTGTTATCGATGGTGCTGATCGGTGTCTATTTCGCGCGCAAGAACAGTGACACGGATGACTATTTCCGGGGCGGCCAGAACATTCCATGGTGGGCGGCCGGTTGTTCAATCTACGCAACCATGCTGAGCTCGCTGACTTACCTCGCGCTGCCGGCACTCGTCTACCAGACAGACTGGCTCTTATATATCGGTATTCTGACCGTGTTGCTGGTGGCGCCGATCATCGTGCACCTCATCATGCCGTTTTTCCGAAACATTGATGCGACCAGTGCCTACGAGTACCTGTCCAAACGCTTCAATATGCCCGTGAGACTGTTTGCCAGTGCGCTGTTCATCTGCTTCCAGGTTGGGCGGATGGGTATCGTAATGGCACTAACCGCGCTTGCGTTGGCGGCCGTCACCCCGCTTGACGCTTGGCAGTCGGTACTGCTGATGGGCGTGCTGTCGATGCTCTACAGTGCAATGGGCGGAATTGAAGCGGTGGTCTGGACAGACACTATCCAGGTATTTGTGCTTACCCTCGGTGCGGTGCTGTGTTTCGTCTTCATCATCAGCGGTATCGATGGCGGCCTGTCGGGTTTCTTCAGTGCCGGCATTGCGGATAATAAGTTCCGGCTGCTCGATCTCGACTTCAGCGCGAGCAGTATCACGTCGCTTTCCATCTGGGTCATTGTTCTGGGCGGCATAGGCCAGAACATGTCCAGCTATTCCGCGGATCAGGCGGTGGTTCAGCGCTACATGACCACCAAGAGCACCAAGGCGGCGGCCGAATCGATCTGGACGAACGCGATCGTTACGGTGCCGGGTGTGTTGATGTTCTTCTTCATTGGTACCGGACTGTATGCCTACTACCAGTCCAATCCTGCGAAGCTGGACCCGAACCTGCAGATTGACCAGATTTTCCCTGCCTTTGTTGGCGCAGAACTTCCCATCGGTATTGCCGGACTGATCGTCGCCGGTATTTTCGCTGCGGCACAATCCACGGTGTCATCTGGGATGAATTCGACGGCGACGGCGTTGGTCACGGATTTCTTGCGGCCGTTCAACGTCTGTCAGGACGATAACAGCTACCTGCGGGCGGCGAGAATTCTGACCGTGGTGATGGGCGTACTCGGCACCGCCGTCGGCTTGTTGTTTATCAGTCCGGAAATTCGCTCGCTGATGGCGGAATACTTCAAAGTGATTGGCATGTTCATGGGCGCATTGGCCGGACTGTTTATTCTTGGAATTACAACACGGCGGGCGACAGGCGCTGGCGCACTCGTCGGCATAGCCTGCGGTGCCGGCATTAATATCGTGGTGTGGCTGATGGAATGGGCCAACGGCTACCTGTTTGCAACCATTGGCATCGCCTGCAGCATTGGAATCGGCTATTTGGCCAGCTTGATGTTGCCTGCTGATAATCAGGATATTGACGGATTGACTATCTACACGGTGCAACGCAATCCGTAA
- a CDS encoding lactonase family protein: MKARQVVKGSVERSMLVFCASFPNGRGGAIHGCRLDPDSGQLTAVHHTCDIENPFFLVLSPSGNELYSVHAPGKFAGPEHSQIAAYKLEGRDRVPRLLKRQSTHGAGACYLSISASGKTLLAANYASGSLASIPLDDNGSPSEAASVIGVTHAESEPEPQTQSHPHCIVTSADDRFAIIADLGLDLIQSYRFDAVTHRLAPAGSSGIALTTGSGPRHLVFAREGEYGYVINERRSTITLFGYDKQTGDLIERHSCSTLPDGYDGENAAADIVLAANGRYMYACNRGHDSIAVYCIADDGLPDCIEITSSHGHLPQSLAISPCGSFLLCANSGSGCIVVFRIDAVTGQLSTTGQSIALPFPSCLAIC; the protein is encoded by the coding sequence ATGAAAGCAAGACAGGTGGTAAAAGGCTCGGTCGAGCGGAGCATGCTCGTCTTCTGTGCGTCGTTTCCGAACGGGCGCGGCGGCGCCATTCATGGCTGTCGCCTGGATCCGGACAGCGGGCAGCTTACCGCAGTGCACCACACCTGCGATATTGAGAACCCGTTTTTCCTGGTCTTGTCACCGTCCGGCAATGAGCTTTATTCCGTGCATGCGCCCGGAAAATTTGCCGGGCCGGAACACAGTCAGATAGCGGCCTACAAGCTCGAAGGGCGAGACAGGGTGCCGCGCCTCCTCAAGCGCCAATCAACGCATGGCGCGGGTGCTTGTTACCTCAGCATTTCCGCATCGGGCAAGACGCTGCTGGCTGCGAACTACGCCAGCGGCTCGCTGGCCTCGATCCCCCTTGATGATAACGGTTCACCGAGCGAAGCGGCGTCCGTCATCGGGGTTACTCACGCTGAAAGTGAGCCTGAACCGCAAACGCAGTCACATCCGCATTGCATCGTGACCAGCGCGGATGACCGCTTTGCGATCATCGCGGATCTGGGGCTTGACCTGATTCAGTCGTACCGCTTCGATGCAGTGACTCACAGACTGGCGCCTGCCGGTTCTTCGGGCATCGCCTTGACGACGGGCTCGGGCCCGCGTCACTTGGTGTTTGCACGCGAAGGTGAGTACGGTTACGTAATTAATGAACGGCGTTCAACCATCACCTTGTTCGGCTACGACAAACAGACCGGCGATCTGATCGAGCGGCATAGCTGTTCTACACTCCCTGATGGGTACGATGGAGAGAACGCGGCTGCCGATATCGTGTTAGCCGCCAATGGACGATACATGTATGCCTGTAATCGCGGGCACGACAGTATCGCGGTGTACTGCATAGCTGACGACGGGCTGCCGGACTGCATCGAGATTACCTCGAGCCATGGTCACTTGCCGCAGAGTCTTGCGATATCACCGTGTGGTTCGTTTCTGCTGTGTGCCAATTCAGGCAGCGGCTGCATCGTGGTTTTCCGCATTGACGCTGTGACCGGACAGCTATCCACAACCGGTCAGTCTATCGCGCTACCGTTTCCTTCATGCCTGGCGATCTGCTGA
- a CDS encoding SDR family NAD(P)-dependent oxidoreductase, which produces MNLFDLKGKTVLITGGYGYLGGAMATGLSQYQANVCVLARSESKFREAFGSDADQFSFIPCDIADATSIKSAVTIAAENHGSIDVLINNAMYCRGNDPLGISDEDWEFSVDGVINSVYRCIREVAPIMKQQASGSIINISSMYGIVAPDFAAYENAPSSLNPPHYGAGKAAVIQMTKYYAQLLGPQNVRVNCISPGPFPNPDTQRNQSFISALGERTSLGRIGRPEELVGAAVYLASHASSYVTGQNLVVDGGWTVT; this is translated from the coding sequence ATGAATTTGTTCGATCTCAAGGGTAAAACGGTCCTGATCACGGGAGGCTATGGTTACTTGGGCGGGGCTATGGCTACGGGTCTGTCTCAATACCAGGCCAATGTCTGTGTCCTTGCACGCTCTGAAAGCAAATTCAGGGAAGCCTTTGGAAGTGATGCAGATCAGTTCAGTTTCATCCCTTGTGATATCGCGGATGCAACCAGCATCAAGTCGGCGGTGACCATCGCCGCGGAGAACCACGGTTCGATCGATGTCCTTATCAACAATGCCATGTACTGCCGTGGTAATGATCCTCTGGGCATCAGTGATGAAGACTGGGAATTCAGCGTCGACGGCGTGATTAACAGCGTGTATCGCTGCATTCGCGAGGTGGCACCCATCATGAAACAGCAGGCCAGCGGCAGCATCATCAACATTTCATCGATGTATGGCATTGTGGCACCCGATTTCGCGGCCTATGAAAATGCGCCATCGTCGCTGAATCCACCGCACTACGGGGCAGGAAAAGCGGCTGTTATCCAAATGACAAAATACTATGCACAGTTGCTTGGCCCGCAAAACGTCAGGGTCAATTGCATTTCACCGGGACCGTTCCCAAATCCAGACACGCAAAGAAACCAGAGTTTTATTTCGGCGCTAGGGGAGCGGACCAGTCTCGGAAGAATCGGAAGACCGGAAGAGCTGGTGGGCGCTGCAGTGTACCTGGCGTCACATGCGTCCTCCTATGTTACGGGCCAGAATCTGGTCGTCGATGGCGGTTGGACCGTTACCTGA
- a CDS encoding TonB-dependent receptor plug domain-containing protein, which yields MNKRIRALLVAVAATSAIMSTTGQAALAQEAGGNSAERRNDAASKRSKEVIEEVVTVGSRRAERTVAESMVPIDVLSGAELESQGAPDMDDMLRTTIPSYNVRRWGTGDEASIVRPAQMRGLPADNNLVLVNGKRRHRSGVITQDGVHGPDLGSIPAMAIKQVEVLRDGASAQYGSDAVAGVLNFMLKDASEGVTLEARTGQFFKGDGELYQLSANAGFPLGQNGFANVTAQWREMAPTDTATQRTAAATIRRSGNAAQRDAIPEIAQEWGQQEVNDDWIVFLNSELEITDSQSFYFFGNVGSRSTETGFNWRNPNSQGSVFTHNFNGQTYRAVMDSNIIPNLGGQVSNCPAMIVPGTGLDGVDLDPTAVANDFAAMNSLPDNCLVYNEFMPGGFTPKFSGKVRDASGVMGIQGVSKRFHDLTYDISLGVGWNDADFHIRETVNPSLGQTAITAGVLQRAFDVGSYSQFEKSFNANFTKALPMEAFVSDLNLAFGVEWREEEWTASIGEVNSWINGPFTTQAGPSSNPNCYGDGTTCQLDATGAPIPLTNMGIGSNGLPGYSPQQAGTWARSNWAFYTDVEGDVTEKFTVGAALRYENFNTFGSTVNGKLSSRLELTENVALRASLSTGFRAPTPAQSNQTKLRTTLIDNELLQSGRIPSTNPIAVSLGGKVLQEEKATSFTLGGVFDVTETLSVTVDYFNIELTDRLATTGNLSIIALGPLTDGSCPIAAADPAANLAQCLQESGVPGAAESSAVSFFTNNFDTTTQGIDIVATWLTDFGRAGTGNFTAAWNWTDTQVDRIEDDISRNTVVNLENALPDQRGIFTYNHSVGDFGLMLRASYYGERKNGGNNGDPLFTGAGDNPQYALDCTGTPNAIGGTVYTDYCFGSDWVFDVEASYYAGENVTLVLGAQNFTDNFGPLDKGNESGLNNIGLTYSNQTPFGFDGGFAYFRMKVDF from the coding sequence ATGAATAAACGAATACGTGCGTTGCTTGTGGCGGTTGCGGCCACGTCGGCAATTATGAGTACAACTGGGCAAGCGGCGTTGGCGCAAGAGGCAGGCGGCAACAGCGCGGAACGCCGCAACGATGCTGCATCCAAAAGATCAAAGGAGGTCATTGAAGAGGTCGTTACAGTAGGTTCGCGCCGCGCAGAAAGAACAGTTGCCGAATCAATGGTCCCGATCGATGTACTAAGTGGTGCCGAGCTAGAGAGTCAGGGTGCCCCCGATATGGACGATATGCTGAGAACGACGATTCCGTCCTACAACGTACGCCGTTGGGGAACCGGAGACGAGGCATCAATCGTACGTCCGGCGCAGATGCGCGGGCTACCGGCCGATAACAACCTTGTTCTCGTCAATGGCAAACGGCGACACAGATCGGGCGTTATTACGCAGGATGGCGTTCATGGTCCGGACCTCGGCTCCATCCCCGCGATGGCTATCAAGCAGGTGGAAGTATTGCGTGACGGCGCCTCCGCCCAATACGGCTCCGATGCGGTAGCTGGTGTCTTGAACTTCATGTTGAAAGACGCGAGCGAGGGCGTGACCCTGGAAGCGCGGACTGGTCAATTCTTTAAAGGCGATGGCGAGCTCTACCAGTTGAGCGCCAATGCCGGGTTTCCGCTCGGGCAAAACGGCTTTGCGAATGTGACAGCACAGTGGCGGGAGATGGCTCCGACTGATACGGCTACACAACGAACAGCGGCTGCGACAATTCGCCGTTCCGGCAACGCTGCGCAGCGTGATGCCATTCCGGAGATTGCCCAGGAATGGGGGCAGCAGGAAGTCAACGACGATTGGATAGTCTTCCTGAATTCAGAGCTGGAAATCACCGATTCGCAGAGTTTTTACTTTTTCGGGAATGTCGGAAGTCGCAGTACCGAGACCGGCTTTAATTGGCGCAACCCGAATAGCCAGGGTTCAGTGTTCACCCACAACTTCAATGGCCAGACTTACCGTGCCGTCATGGACAGCAACATCATTCCCAACCTCGGTGGCCAGGTTTCCAATTGTCCCGCGATGATCGTTCCGGGTACTGGCCTGGACGGCGTTGACCTGGACCCAACGGCGGTTGCCAATGATTTCGCGGCAATGAATTCACTGCCTGACAATTGTCTGGTCTACAACGAGTTCATGCCGGGAGGTTTTACTCCAAAGTTCAGCGGAAAGGTGCGAGATGCTTCGGGTGTGATGGGAATTCAAGGCGTCTCCAAACGTTTTCACGACTTGACCTATGACATCAGTCTGGGTGTTGGCTGGAATGATGCCGATTTTCATATTCGGGAAACTGTCAATCCATCACTGGGGCAGACCGCTATTACTGCCGGAGTACTGCAGCGGGCTTTCGATGTCGGTTCTTACTCACAGTTTGAGAAGAGCTTCAACGCAAATTTCACCAAAGCGTTACCGATGGAAGCATTCGTTTCCGATCTCAATCTGGCCTTCGGTGTGGAGTGGCGAGAAGAAGAATGGACTGCATCAATTGGCGAAGTTAATTCATGGATTAATGGACCGTTCACCACACAGGCCGGCCCGTCATCGAACCCCAACTGCTACGGCGATGGCACGACGTGCCAGCTTGATGCTACCGGTGCGCCAATTCCATTGACCAATATGGGGATCGGAAGCAACGGTTTGCCAGGGTACTCGCCACAGCAAGCGGGTACTTGGGCTCGAAGTAACTGGGCATTCTATACTGACGTCGAGGGCGATGTTACGGAGAAGTTTACGGTTGGCGCCGCACTGCGATACGAAAACTTCAACACCTTCGGCAGTACAGTAAATGGAAAACTCAGTAGTCGATTGGAATTGACTGAAAATGTCGCTCTTCGCGCTTCTTTGAGCACAGGCTTTCGCGCACCAACTCCGGCGCAGAGCAATCAGACAAAACTGCGTACGACGCTCATAGACAACGAACTTCTGCAATCCGGCCGGATACCGTCGACCAATCCAATCGCAGTTTCTCTTGGCGGTAAGGTACTGCAGGAAGAGAAGGCAACGAGTTTCACGTTAGGTGGCGTATTCGATGTGACAGAAACCTTGAGCGTCACAGTGGATTACTTCAATATTGAGTTAACAGATCGTCTTGCTACTACTGGTAACCTGTCAATCATCGCTCTCGGCCCGTTAACGGATGGGAGTTGCCCGATCGCAGCCGCCGACCCTGCGGCCAATCTCGCACAATGTTTGCAAGAAAGCGGTGTCCCCGGGGCCGCAGAAAGTTCTGCGGTAAGCTTTTTCACCAACAACTTTGATACGACGACTCAGGGCATCGACATTGTTGCGACCTGGTTGACGGATTTTGGTCGGGCTGGTACAGGTAACTTCACTGCCGCCTGGAACTGGACGGACACGCAAGTCGATCGCATTGAAGATGACATCAGTCGAAACACTGTTGTCAACCTTGAGAATGCCTTACCGGATCAACGTGGAATTTTCACCTACAACCATTCAGTTGGCGATTTTGGGCTGATGCTTCGTGCCAGTTATTACGGTGAACGAAAGAATGGTGGTAACAACGGGGATCCGTTGTTTACGGGTGCCGGAGACAATCCGCAATACGCACTGGATTGCACAGGAACGCCTAACGCAATAGGTGGTACCGTTTACACGGATTACTGTTTTGGCTCTGACTGGGTGTTTGATGTCGAAGCATCTTACTATGCTGGCGAGAATGTGACGCTGGTTCTTGGTGCTCAGAACTTCACCGATAATTTCGGTCCGCTGGACAAAGGTAATGAGAGTGGACTGAATAACATTGGTCTCACTTACAGTAACCAAACACCATTTGGTTTCGATGGCGGGTTTGCTTATTTTCGTATGAAGGTTGATTTCTGA
- a CDS encoding aminotransferase class V-fold PLP-dependent enzyme produces the protein MERREFLGLMSASYVALHSQAAGAVASAVAGVSQDPESASTDEEFWLQIRQAFSVDGNQINLNSGSVSPAPQVVQKAMQDYLTVMNMSPSLYVEKLLLPQREGVRRRLASAFGCDPEELAITRNTTESLENVILGIDLKPGDEVLTTNQDYISMLWSWRQREKRDGIVLKTISFPVPPPSPDDLVKRFEEAITDRTRVIMLSHVTYTTGQIFPVREICRMARDRGIQTIVDGAHSFAHFPFQQADLDCDYYGTSLHKWLTAPIGTGFLYVRKERIPDVWPLMPSSESNAANIRKFEAIGTHPVAAKNAISSALTFHQRIGPERKAARLNYLRERWSRRVESIRGVRILNSNDPGQACGIGAMTIEGIEGPALSEHLLRTSRIHVRARVLPGEYSAIRVAPNVFTSVDEIDVFSQAIEKIAHKGL, from the coding sequence GTGGAACGGCGTGAATTTCTCGGGTTAATGTCTGCTTCTTACGTGGCCTTGCACTCGCAGGCAGCCGGGGCGGTTGCGTCGGCTGTTGCTGGTGTCTCGCAGGACCCTGAATCGGCCAGTACGGATGAAGAGTTCTGGCTGCAGATTCGACAGGCATTCAGTGTCGATGGTAATCAGATCAACCTAAATAGTGGCAGCGTTAGCCCGGCACCCCAAGTGGTTCAGAAGGCGATGCAAGACTATCTGACCGTTATGAACATGAGCCCTTCTCTTTATGTGGAAAAGCTGCTCTTGCCGCAGCGTGAAGGGGTCAGGCGTCGGTTGGCAAGCGCATTCGGTTGTGATCCCGAAGAGCTGGCAATAACCCGAAATACCACGGAGTCTCTGGAGAACGTGATTCTTGGTATTGATCTGAAGCCTGGCGACGAGGTTCTCACGACCAACCAAGACTACATCAGCATGCTTTGGAGTTGGCGGCAGCGCGAGAAAAGGGATGGAATTGTTCTGAAGACGATTTCATTTCCGGTCCCGCCACCAAGTCCGGATGATCTGGTTAAGAGGTTTGAAGAGGCTATAACGGATCGTACCCGGGTCATTATGTTGAGCCATGTGACATACACAACAGGTCAGATATTCCCTGTCCGGGAAATCTGCAGAATGGCACGCGATCGTGGGATCCAGACGATCGTGGATGGCGCACACAGCTTCGCGCACTTTCCATTCCAGCAGGCGGATCTGGACTGCGACTACTATGGCACTAGTTTGCACAAGTGGCTGACGGCGCCAATCGGCACCGGTTTTCTTTACGTCCGGAAGGAAAGGATACCGGATGTGTGGCCCCTCATGCCGTCCAGTGAAAGCAACGCAGCTAATATTCGAAAGTTTGAGGCGATCGGTACGCATCCGGTTGCTGCGAAGAACGCAATCTCATCCGCACTTACCTTTCATCAGCGTATCGGCCCGGAACGCAAAGCGGCTCGCCTCAACTATTTGCGCGAACGTTGGTCTCGTCGCGTTGAGTCGATTCGCGGTGTGCGTATCCTGAATAGTAATGATCCGGGTCAGGCATGCGGAATAGGCGCTATGACAATCGAGGGGATTGAAGGGCCTGCGCTCAGTGAGCATCTGTTGCGGACTTCACGCATTCACGTGAGGGCACGGGTACTGCCCGGTGAGTATTCGGCAATCCGCGTGGCACCAAACGTATTTACCAGTGTCGACGAAATAGATGTGTTTAGTCAGGCAATCGAAAAAATCGCCCACAAAGGCCTTTGA
- a CDS encoding LacI family DNA-binding transcriptional regulator — MVKKKMSSRVNRRVTLRDIAEATNVSVMTVSNVVNGKSQFVSSATRQKVDAAIKKLKYVPSATSRKLRSSQEFSIGMIIMDEAPVFLADPFIGQLVAGLSNHLSTNNYSLTVQGVRPESFQRASLFSVAGTDALCAILCGPKAERRKNVDFMLGRHQPVVIFQDSLDIKASGIAIVNQDDEKGGYEITSHVISRGAKKLLFVRPLVQWPAIEKRLKGVKKAIARKKGVTLEILKCEESTFEKTQEALAEYLAVTKVPDAILGGTDAMAIAAMRYCQDQGYKVPEDIMVTGFNGFSASSYSTPSLTTIVSPAYEMGQLAGQLILDRLRTGRFSARKTLLPVSFKQGGSA, encoded by the coding sequence ATGGTAAAGAAGAAGATGAGTTCAAGAGTGAACCGGCGGGTAACTCTTCGCGACATAGCGGAGGCTACCAACGTTTCGGTAATGACCGTTTCCAATGTCGTTAACGGCAAATCTCAGTTTGTCAGCAGCGCAACTCGGCAGAAGGTCGATGCGGCGATCAAGAAGCTGAAATACGTACCAAGTGCAACCAGCCGGAAATTACGAAGCAGCCAGGAATTCTCCATTGGCATGATTATCATGGATGAGGCGCCGGTATTTCTCGCCGATCCATTCATAGGCCAGCTTGTGGCCGGCCTGAGTAACCACCTCAGCACCAATAATTACTCATTAACTGTGCAGGGCGTGCGCCCAGAGAGCTTTCAGCGAGCGTCATTGTTTTCGGTGGCTGGCACCGACGCCTTATGCGCCATATTGTGTGGCCCGAAGGCGGAGAGGCGGAAGAATGTTGATTTCATGCTGGGCAGGCACCAGCCTGTGGTTATCTTTCAGGACAGCCTGGACATCAAGGCCAGTGGCATCGCTATCGTCAATCAGGACGACGAGAAAGGTGGTTATGAAATAACCTCGCACGTGATCTCACGAGGCGCCAAAAAGTTGCTCTTCGTCAGGCCGTTGGTGCAATGGCCTGCCATAGAGAAGCGTTTGAAGGGCGTCAAAAAGGCCATTGCTCGGAAAAAAGGGGTGACTCTGGAGATTCTTAAATGCGAAGAGTCGACATTCGAGAAGACTCAGGAAGCCCTTGCCGAATACCTGGCCGTCACCAAGGTACCGGATGCTATTCTTGGTGGCACTGATGCCATGGCCATTGCTGCGATGCGCTATTGTCAGGATCAGGGCTACAAGGTCCCTGAGGACATCATGGTGACCGGCTTCAATGGCTTTTCTGCGAGTAGTTATTCGACCCCATCATTGACTACAATCGTTTCGCCAGCCTACGAGATGGGGCAGTTGGCCGGCCAACTGATCCTTGACCGGCTGCGGACCGGTCGTTTTTCAGCGCGCAAAACGCTTCTCCCAGTATCTTTCAAGCAGGGCGGATCCGCGTAG
- a CDS encoding dihydrodipicolinate synthase family protein has translation MKRADTKHMHGYLAGVPLPWDKRGAILKDQFRGAIEALLEDGCDGLYLFGTSGEGYAVSDEEFGTIIETFVEATGGADVFRQVGCFGLSSDQVIRRCKVASDLGADSVQITLPFWKELNDIELRTYFADVCGDLADIQFLLYNNPRNKRRLNGKELEALASATPNLCATKTGSGAWIEFYELVTESPSLQHFVTEPAFQFCRGVANVGLIPSSNYANPEKCRAYYKAVIEGDQKLAQLLHAEIINFFHKTAVPLLRKGYIDGAVDKAYARIRGMEFSLEMKSPYASLSDEDFSWLKETVAETGFLQRTGF, from the coding sequence ATGAAAAGAGCAGACACAAAACATATGCACGGTTATCTAGCGGGTGTGCCACTGCCTTGGGACAAGCGCGGAGCTATTCTCAAGGACCAGTTTCGTGGTGCGATTGAGGCCCTGCTGGAGGACGGTTGTGATGGACTGTACCTGTTCGGTACCAGTGGCGAAGGGTACGCAGTCTCCGACGAGGAATTCGGGACGATTATCGAAACCTTTGTGGAGGCGACCGGGGGTGCCGATGTTTTCAGGCAGGTTGGTTGCTTCGGGCTTAGCTCCGACCAGGTCATTCGTCGCTGCAAAGTGGCTTCTGACCTTGGGGCGGACAGTGTTCAGATTACGCTGCCATTCTGGAAAGAGCTGAATGATATTGAGCTCAGAACGTACTTTGCAGATGTCTGCGGCGATTTAGCGGATATCCAGTTCCTGCTTTACAACAATCCGAGAAACAAGCGGCGGCTCAACGGCAAGGAACTGGAAGCGCTTGCCTCGGCTACTCCGAATCTTTGTGCGACGAAAACGGGTTCTGGGGCGTGGATCGAGTTTTACGAGCTGGTCACGGAGTCACCTTCGTTGCAACACTTTGTCACCGAGCCGGCATTCCAGTTTTGTCGGGGTGTGGCCAACGTCGGATTGATTCCTTCATCGAACTACGCGAACCCTGAGAAATGTCGTGCATACTACAAAGCGGTGATCGAGGGAGATCAGAAGCTTGCACAGCTTCTTCATGCGGAAATTATCAACTTCTTTCACAAGACTGCGGTGCCGCTCTTGCGTAAAGGGTACATCGATGGCGCGGTGGACAAGGCGTACGCCAGGATACGTGGCATGGAGTTTTCACTTGAGATGAAATCGCCGTACGCTTCACTGAGTGACGAAGATTTCAGCTGGCTCAAGGAGACTGTCGCAGAAACCGGGTTTCTGCAGAGGACCGGTTTCTGA